One stretch of Roseovarius mucosus DNA includes these proteins:
- a CDS encoding competence/damage-inducible protein A, with protein MPNPTAAMLVIGDEILSGRTRDANMHYLAGEVTKVGIDLREVRVVSDDPGAIVAAVQALSAGYDHVFTSGGIGPTHDDITAENVAAAFDRPISVRDDARAILAAHYDARGQELNAARLRMARIPDGATLIDNPISAAPGFTIENVHVMAGVPSIFQAMLASVLPQLTGGAPILSQALEIRRGEGDIAGPLSDLAERYPDLSIGSYPFIRDGCYGAQIVMRGQDGARLEAAMSELAEMFPA; from the coding sequence ATGCCCAACCCGACCGCTGCCATGCTTGTCATCGGAGACGAAATCCTGTCGGGGCGCACGCGCGATGCCAACATGCATTATCTGGCGGGTGAGGTGACGAAGGTCGGCATCGACCTTAGGGAAGTGCGCGTGGTCAGCGACGATCCCGGCGCTATTGTTGCGGCGGTGCAGGCGCTGAGTGCGGGGTATGACCATGTGTTCACCTCGGGCGGTATTGGTCCCACCCATGACGATATCACCGCCGAGAATGTGGCTGCGGCCTTTGATCGGCCGATTTCGGTGCGCGACGACGCGCGCGCCATTCTGGCCGCGCATTACGACGCGCGCGGGCAGGAATTGAACGCGGCGCGTTTGCGCATGGCGCGTATTCCGGACGGGGCCACACTCATTGATAACCCGATCAGCGCCGCGCCGGGGTTTACCATCGAGAATGTGCATGTGATGGCCGGGGTGCCGTCGATCTTTCAGGCGATGCTGGCCTCTGTGCTGCCCCAACTGACGGGCGGTGCGCCGATCCTGTCGCAGGCGCTGGAAATCCGGCGCGGCGAAGGCGATATTGCGGGGCCTCTTTCCGATCTGGCGGAGAGGTATCCTGACCTCAGCATCGGCTCTTACCCGTTTATCCGCGATGGGTGTTACGGGGCGCAGATTGTGATGCGTGGGCAGGATGGTGCACGGCTTGAGGCTGCGATGTCTGAATTGGCGGAGATGTTTCCGGCATGA
- the sfsA gene encoding DNA/RNA nuclease SfsA produces the protein MRFQTPLVQAVLLRRYKRFLADIRLMDGREVTAHCANPGSMMGLADPGATIWVEPNDDPRKKLKFGWRLLERSGGDFVCVDTGLANRIVRTALEARRIPELAAYDRVRPEQAYGTASRVDFLLSGAGLPDAYVEVKSVTLSRTPGLAEFPDSVTARGARHLGDLAEMARAGHRAVLFYLVQRSDAQAVTVAQDIDPTYANALQRARAAGVTVLSYRANITPQEITIGHGLPLANDPPLVLSRK, from the coding sequence ATGCGCTTTCAAACCCCTCTTGTGCAGGCTGTGCTGCTGCGCCGCTACAAACGCTTTCTCGCCGACATCCGCCTGATGGATGGGCGCGAGGTTACGGCGCATTGCGCCAACCCCGGCAGCATGATGGGGCTGGCCGATCCGGGGGCAACCATCTGGGTCGAACCCAATGACGATCCGCGCAAGAAACTCAAATTCGGCTGGCGGCTGCTGGAGCGTTCGGGCGGGGATTTCGTCTGTGTCGATACGGGTCTTGCCAACCGGATCGTCAGGACCGCGCTTGAGGCGCGGAGAATCCCGGAACTGGCCGCCTATGACCGGGTGCGCCCCGAACAAGCCTACGGCACTGCCAGCCGGGTGGATTTCCTGCTTTCAGGCGCGGGCCTGCCCGATGCCTATGTCGAGGTAAAATCCGTGACCCTGTCACGCACGCCCGGTTTGGCCGAATTCCCCGACAGCGTCACCGCACGCGGCGCGCGGCACTTGGGGGATCTGGCCGAAATGGCCCGCGCCGGGCATCGCGCCGTGCTCTTTTATCTGGTGCAACGCAGCGATGCACAGGCCGTGACCGTGGCCCAAGACATCGACCCCACCTATGCCAACGCCCTGCAGCGCGCCCGCGCGGCAGGGGTCACAGTGCTGTCATATCGTGCCAATATCACCCCGCAAGAGATCACAATTGGTCATGGCCTGCCCCTTGCAAACGACCCCCCTCTGGTCCTTTCGCGCAAATAG
- the map gene encoding type I methionyl aminopeptidase encodes MNETHRGRLTREGIRIHETADFAGMHRAGALAAQILDEIAEHVFVGQTTAAIDKLIEDKVNASGAKSATIGYKGYQHASCISVNHVVCHGIPGDKVLKDGDILNVDVTVIVDGWFGDTSRMYVAGKLSRKSERLIQVTHDALMKGIEAVRPGATFGDIGHAIQSYVEAHRMSVVRDFCGHGLGRVFHSPPNVLHYGRAGSGPRLEEGMFFTIEPMVNLGRPETKVLADDWTAVTRDKSLSAQFEHSIGVTATGAEIFTLSPAGKFHPTWA; translated from the coding sequence GTGAACGAAACACATCGAGGACGATTGACGCGCGAGGGCATCCGCATCCATGAGACTGCGGATTTTGCTGGTATGCACCGGGCCGGGGCACTTGCCGCGCAAATCCTCGACGAAATCGCAGAGCATGTCTTTGTCGGACAAACCACCGCCGCCATCGACAAGCTGATCGAGGACAAGGTTAACGCCTCTGGCGCGAAATCCGCCACCATCGGGTATAAGGGCTATCAGCACGCCAGCTGCATCAGCGTCAATCACGTGGTCTGCCATGGCATTCCCGGCGACAAGGTGCTCAAGGATGGTGACATTCTGAACGTCGATGTGACGGTGATCGTGGATGGTTGGTTTGGCGACACGAGCCGGATGTATGTAGCAGGCAAACTCAGCCGCAAATCCGAACGGCTAATCCAGGTCACACATGACGCCCTGATGAAGGGGATCGAAGCCGTGCGCCCCGGTGCCACCTTTGGCGATATCGGCCACGCGATCCAATCTTACGTCGAGGCGCATCGCATGTCGGTGGTGCGTGATTTCTGCGGGCACGGCTTGGGCCGCGTGTTCCATTCACCACCCAATGTGCTGCATTACGGGCGGGCAGGCAGCGGGCCGCGTCTGGAAGAAGGCATGTTCTTCACCATCGAGCCGATGGTCAATCTCGGGCGCCCCGAAACCAAAGTGCTGGCCGATGACTGGACCGCCGTCACCCGCGACAAATCTCTGTCGGCGCAATTCGAGCATTCCATCGGCGTGACCGCCACCGGCGCCGAGATTTTCACCCTCTCGCCTGCGGGAAAATTTCATCCGACATGGGCGTAA
- the tsaA gene encoding tRNA (N6-threonylcarbamoyladenosine(37)-N6)-methyltransferase TrmO: protein MDMRLRPGEETTVLPEGQDAALHFIGRINTPWTRREECPRQGQLEGPECRIEVFAPWVAALEGIAAYKHLEILYWLDRSRRDLVRQNPKGDGTRYFGTFALRSPQRPNPIGTSQVRLIGVEGAVLIVRGLDCLDGTPLVDIKPDRCEFTPQAPAKPL, encoded by the coding sequence ATGGACATGCGATTGCGTCCGGGCGAGGAGACCACGGTGCTGCCAGAGGGGCAGGATGCCGCGCTACATTTCATTGGGCGGATCAACACCCCATGGACCCGGCGTGAAGAGTGCCCGCGGCAGGGGCAGCTGGAAGGACCAGAATGCCGGATTGAGGTGTTTGCACCTTGGGTCGCGGCGCTGGAGGGAATCGCGGCCTATAAGCATCTTGAAATTCTGTATTGGTTGGACCGGTCCCGGCGGGATCTGGTGCGGCAGAACCCGAAAGGGGATGGTACGCGCTATTTTGGCACCTTTGCCCTGCGCTCGCCGCAGCGGCCCAATCCCATTGGCACGTCGCAGGTGCGCCTGATCGGGGTAGAGGGGGCGGTGTTGATCGTTCGGGGGCTGGACTGTCTGGATGGCACGCCTTTGGTGGACATCAAGCCCGATCGTTGCGAGTTTACCCCACAGGCCCCGGCAAAGCCGCTATAA
- a CDS encoding H-type lectin domain-containing protein, with the protein MKFLINQAIGIEQGDDVLFSDFADGGEMWTGSGARERRKLITFASPFKSEPAVHVALSLWDMDSATNARADVTAEKITPNGFEIVFRTWADTRVARVRVRWMALGEVFHEDDWQDVY; encoded by the coding sequence ATGAAATTCTTGATCAATCAAGCTATTGGGATCGAACAGGGGGATGATGTCCTCTTTTCAGATTTTGCTGATGGGGGCGAAATGTGGACCGGATCAGGCGCGCGTGAGCGGCGCAAGTTGATCACCTTTGCCAGCCCGTTCAAGTCCGAACCTGCGGTGCATGTGGCCCTGTCGCTTTGGGATATGGACAGCGCCACCAATGCCCGTGCCGATGTGACAGCGGAAAAGATCACGCCAAATGGGTTTGAGATCGTGTTCCGCACTTGGGCGGATACGCGGGTGGCCCGGGTGCGGGTGCGTTGGATGGCGCTTGGTGAGGTGTTCCACGAGGATGACTGGCAAGACGTTTACTGA
- a CDS encoding F0F1 ATP synthase subunit epsilon: MAETVQFDLVSPERLLASVAAHEVSIPGAEGDLTAMADHAPLITTLRPGILRVSGPSGEKEYVVTGGFAEISGKSVSVLAEQAVAREDMTREAFKAMVDAATDKLAHAQEKFVNEPGPVDEMAKLLADMVAVGDHIGLSSN; the protein is encoded by the coding sequence ATCTGGTGAGCCCCGAGCGGCTTTTGGCCTCGGTTGCTGCCCATGAGGTGAGCATTCCGGGGGCTGAGGGCGATCTGACCGCCATGGCCGATCACGCCCCGCTCATCACCACGCTGCGGCCCGGTATCCTGCGGGTGTCGGGGCCGTCGGGCGAAAAGGAATATGTTGTGACCGGCGGTTTCGCCGAGATCAGCGGCAAGAGCGTGTCCGTTCTTGCGGAGCAGGCCGTTGCGCGTGAGGATATGACGCGCGAAGCGTTCAAGGCGATGGTGGATGCGGCGACCGACAAGTTGGCGCATGCACAGGAAAAATTCGTGAATGAGCCCGGCCCTGTCGACGAGATGGCCAAGCTCTTGGCGGATATGGTGGCTGTAGGCGACCATATCGGGTTGTCTTCCAACTGA